The Miscanthus floridulus cultivar M001 unplaced genomic scaffold, ASM1932011v1 fs_421_1_2, whole genome shotgun sequence genome window below encodes:
- the LOC136531715 gene encoding uncharacterized protein, with amino-acid sequence MLRGVPIPTTTTSMPVVMLVVLAQAAGAESQSQQQASAPALAPAGGCTVLLAKVSDCLQYVTPGSPLGRPPEKCCAEAAPAVDAVARPAAGTSPPRPPPPPRPSPPSLPRRRIPSSSSPGRARPSPAAARPLPGGLCAALPGGAAPSPARRGPPRRRAPPPRWSLHGGAPPPPTLLPRAGPPPRRVPPRAGPPALGPSRRRPLRPGPSRRCPAPIRPRPGAPPRAAPASAPQRSRPRPDPPRRRRCPAPIRRAPLRPPSAVRAPSARRPPSAGPCVAVLAAPSSPRCPRLASPSSHAPLLHAPVTPSVTTR; translated from the exons ATGCTGCGAGGCGTCCCcatccccaccaccaccaccagcatgCCCGTCGTCATGCTTGTCGTTCTCGCCCAGGCAGCCGGGGCTGAGTCGCAATCGCAACAACAGGCGTCTGCGCCGGCTCTGGCGCCAGCCGGGGGATGCACCGTCCTGCTAGCCAAGGTGTCCGACTGCCTGCAGTACGTGACCCCGGGCAGCCCGCTGGGACGGCCGCCGGAGAAGTGCTGCGCGGAG GCCGCCCCCGCCGTCGACGCCGTCGCCCGGCCGGCCGCCGGCACATCCCCCCcgcgccctccccctcccccgcgcccctcccctccctctctcccgcgccggcggatcccctcctcctcctcccccggccgcgcgcgcccctccccggcggccgcgcgccccctccccggcGGCCTCTGCGCGGCCCTCCCAGGCGgcgcggcgccctcccccgcgcggCGCGGCCCTCCCCGACGGCGCGCCCCCCCCCCACGCTGGTCCCTCCACGGCGGCGCCCCCCCTCCCCCCACGCTCCTCCCCCGCGCTGGGCCACCCCCGCGGCGCGTCCCCCCCCGCGCTGGCCCCCCCGCGCTGGGCCCCTCCCGGCGCCGACCGCTCCGCCCAGGCCCCTCACGGCGCTGCCCCGCCCCGATCCGGCCCCGGCCAGGCGCGCCGCCGCGTGCAGCTCCGGCGTCGGCCCCGCAGCGGTCGCGGCCTCGCCCCGACCCGCCCCGGCGCCGTCGCTGCCCCGCCCCGATCCGGCGTGCCCCGCTCCGtccgccgtccgccgtccgcgcGCCGTCCGCGCGCCGTCCGCCGTCCGCTGGCCCCTGCGTCGCCGTCCTCGCCGCGCCGTCCTCGCCTCGCtgtcctcgcctcgcctcgccgtcctcgcacgcgcctctgctccacgcgccggtgacgccgtccgtgacgacgaggtag
- the LOC136531716 gene encoding vegetative cell wall protein gp1-like → MLRGVPIPTTTTSMPVVMLVVLAQAAGAESQSQQQASAPALAPAGGCTVLLAKVSDCLQYVTPGSPLGRPPEKCCAEVNIGKGKKIKKKEKRRLIRSARPPPSPKSRPPAPNNPLAHRRHPGRPPPSTPSPGRPPAHPPRAPPPPPAAPPLPLSRAGGSPPPPPPAARAPPRRPRAPSPAACARPPRRRGRPPPRGAALPDGAPPPHAGPSPAAPPLPPTLLPRAGHPRGASPPALAPRAGPLPAPTAPPRPLTALPRPDPAPARRAAACSSGVGPAAVAASPRPAPAPSLPRPDPACPAPSAVRRPRAVRAPSAVRWPCVAVLAAPSSPRCPRLASPSSHAPLLHAPVTPSVTTR, encoded by the exons ATGCTGCGAGGCGTCCCcatccccaccaccaccaccagcatgCCCGTCGTCATGCTTGTCGTTCTCGCCCAGGCAGCCGGGGCTGAGTCGCAATCGCAACAACAGGCGTCTGCGCCGGCTCTGGCGCCAGCCGGGGGATGCACCGTCCTGCTAGCCAAGGTGTCCGACTGCCTGCAGTACGTGACCCCGGGCAGCCCGCTGGGACGGCCGCCGGAGAAGTGCTGCGCGGAGGTGAACA tcggcaaagggaaaaaaataaaaaaaaaagaaaaacgtcGCCTTATCCGCTCGGCCCGCCCTCCCCCCTCCCCAAAATCCCGCCCGCCTGCCCCAAATAACCCGCTCGCCCACCGCCGCCACCCAGGCCGCCCCCCGCCGTCGACGCCGTCGCCCGGCCGGCCGCCGGCACATCCCCCCcgcgcccctccccctccccccgcggcccctcccctccctctctcccgcgccggcggatcccctcctcctcctcccccggccgcgcgcgcccctccccggcggccgcgcgccccctccccggcGGCCTGCGCGCGCCCTCCCAGGCGGCGCgggcgccctcccccgcgcggCGCGGCCCTCCCCGACGGCGCGCCCCCCCCCCACGCTGGTCCCTCCCCGGCGGCGCCCCCCCTCCCCCCCACGCTCCTCCCCCGCGCTGGCCACCCCCGCGGCGCGTCCCCCCCCGCGCTGGCCCCCCGCGCTGGGCCCCTCCCGGCGCCGACCGCTCCGCCCAGGCCCCTCACGGCGCTGCCCCGCCCCGATCCGGCCCCGGCCAGGCGCGCCGCCGCGTGCAGCTCCGGCGTCGGCCCCGCAGCGGTCGCGGCCTCGCCCCGACCCGCCCCGGCGCCGTCGCTGCCCCGCCCCGATCCGGCGTGCCCCGCTCCGtccgccgtccgccgtccgcgcGCCGTCCGCGCGCCGTCCGCCGTCCGCTGGCCCTGCGTCGCCGTCCTCGCCGCGCCGTCCTCGCCTCGCtgtcctcgcctcgcctcgccgtcctcgcacgcgcctctgctccacgcgccggtgacgccgtccgtgacgacgaggtag